A window of the Brassica oleracea var. oleracea cultivar TO1000 chromosome C1, BOL, whole genome shotgun sequence genome harbors these coding sequences:
- the LOC106308227 gene encoding uncharacterized sugar kinase slr0537-like, whose translation MYISMALSLLSPIQSSTSLSSFTLTAFPAPKNASFLSSIYSLYHPKGALGSSRTGSSFFGGFRGSRRIESTAADKKRQMVSRNGEIERIGGQDEELIQGHDDHSPSSPDRWDVLGLGQAMVDFSGVVDDDFLKKLGLQKGTRKLINHEERGRVLQAMDGCTYKAAAGGSLSNTLVALARLGCRSISDRPLNVAMAGSIAGDPLGSFYRTKLRQANVNFLSAPIMDGTTGTVIVLTTPDAQRTMLAYQGTSSVVNYDSCLASLISKTNVVVVEGYLFELPDTIRTITKACEEAHRNGALVAVTASDVSCIERHYDDFWDIVGNYADIIFANSDEARAFCHFSADESPISATRYLSHFVPFVSVTDGINGSYIGVKGEAIYIPPSPCVPVDTCGAGDAYASGILYGILRGVTDLKGMGDLAATIAATVVGQQGTRLRVQDAVRLARSHEFLLKSSGVRTDVGS comes from the exons ATGTATATATCGATGGCACTTTCTCTCCTATCCCCAATTCAATCCTCTACCTCTCTTTCTTCCTTCACTCTTACCGCCTTCCCCGCTCCTAAAAATGCCTCCTTTCTCTCTTCTATTTACTCCTTATATCACCCCAAAGGAGCCCTCGGAAGCAGCAGAACCGGGAGCTCGTTTTTCGGCGGTTTCAGAGGCTCGAGGAGGATTGAGTCCACGGCGGCGGATAAGAAGAGGCAAATGGTTTCTAGAAACGGAGAAATCGAGAGAATCGGAGGTCAAGACGAGGAATTGATACAAGGACATGATGACCATTCACCTTCTTCCCCTGATAGATGGGATGTCTTGGGTCTCGGCCAAGCCATG GTAGATTTCTCTGGAGTTGTGGACGATGACTTCCTAAAGAAACTAGGCTTACAAAAGGGAACGAGGAAGCTTATAAATCACGAGGAGAGGGGTAGAGTCTTACAAGCAATGGATGGCTGCACCTATAAGGCTGCGGCTGGAGGGTCATTGTCCAACACTCTTGTTGCTTTGGCTAGACTAGGTTGTCGTTCCATCAGTGACCGCCCTTTAAATGTCGCTATGGCAGGCAGTATTGCTGGTGACCCTCTCGGTAGTTTTTACAG GACTAAACTACGACAAGCAAATGTAAATTTTCTATCTGCTCCAATCATGGATGGAACAACTGGAACAGTAATAGTTCTCACCACTCCTGACGCACAACGTACTATGCTTGCCTATCAG GGGACATCTTCAGTCGTTAATTATGATTCTTGCTTGGCTAGTTTGATATCCAAGACAAATGTCGTTGTTGTGGAAGGCTATCTGTTTGAGCTTCCTGATACTATTAGAACCATAACAAAAGCCTGCGAAGAAGCCCACAGAAACGGAGCACTTGTTGCTGTGACTGCATCAGATGTGTCTTGCATAGAGAGGCATTACGATGACTTCTG GGACATTGTGGGCAACTATGCAGATATTATATTTGCAAACAGCGATGAAGCAAGAGCTTTCTGTCACTTCTCCGCAGACGAGAGCCCAATCTCAGCGACAAGGTACTTGAGCCACTTTGTCCCATTTGTTTCAGTGACCGACGGAATCAACGGGTCATACATTGGAGTTAAAGGAGAGGCCATATACATTCCTCCGTCCCCGTGCGTTCCGGTTGACACGTGCGGCGCTGGAGATGCTTACGCTTCGGGGATCTTATACGGTATCTTGAGAGGTGTCACTGACTTGAAAGGAATGGGAGACTTGGCAGCTACGATTGCAGCCACTGTGGTTGGTCAACAAGGAACCAGGCTTAGGGTTCAAGACGCTGTTAGGCTGGCTCGCTCACATGAGTTCCTTCTCAAAAGTTCTGGTGTTCGAACTGATGTTGGGTCTTGA
- the LOC106308234 gene encoding uncharacterized protein LOC106308234, translating into MSTPRNGFSKHQRAEKVCGQGGPNWILIAGGALLSTLSIRFGYKLKQSPLFKPPHHSNASPGFKANGTSERQRCCCCLHSSTTSSCAKNNDYSCFRSIPGTENVEGKEETNEQMESVSDTSLPLVTVPAPSYSKENGVMWTSSPDRLELPPRPYNHHSTCSDSPCVSETSSDIFSKREVIQKLRQQLKRRDDMILEMQEQILELQNSYNAQMSHSSHLQAQLDSMNRDLFESEREVERLRKAIADHSVSNGKTSPVAPWNGFMDSENNYESAEKGSREGERIERLRKEVSELKEVIDGKEYLLRSYKEQKIELQQKVKELQQRLESQLPNIL; encoded by the exons ATGAGTACACCAAGAAACGGCTTTTCCAAGCATCAGAGAGCTGAGAAAGTTTGTGGTCAAGGAGGGCCTAATTGGATCCTAATTGCAGGTGGAGCCTTGTTGAGCACTCTGTCCATTCGCTTTGGCTACAAGCTTAAGCAGTCGCCTCTTTTCAAACCTCCTCATCACTCTAATGCCTCTCCTGGATTTAAAG CCAATGGAACATCTGAGAGGCAAAGATGTTGTTGTTGTTTGCACTCCTCCACCACGTCTTCCTGTGCAAAGAATAATGATTATTCCTGCTTCCGCTCCATTCCAG GAACTGAGAATGTGGAGGGAAAAGAGGAGACAAACGAGCAAATGGAATCTGTATCTGACACTTCACTGCCTCTTGTGACGGTTCCTGCTCCATCATACAGCAAAGAGAATGGAGTCATGTGGACTTCTTCTCCTGATCGCCTGGAACTTCCCCCTAGACCATACAATCACCACTCAACCTGCTCGGATTCTCCTTGCGTATCTGAAACCAGCTCAGACATCTTCAGCAAACGAGAAGTAATACAGAAACTAAGGCAACAGCTGAAGAGGCGTGACGACATGATCCTGGAAATGCAGGAACAGATTCTAGAGCTGCAGAACTCGTATAACGCGCAGATGTCACACTCAAGCCATCTCCAGGCACAGCTAGACTCGATGAACAGAGATCTGTTCGAATCAGAAAGAGAAGTTGAGAGACTGAGAAAAGCAATCGCTGATCACAGCGTGAGCAATGGCAAGACATCTCCTGTTGCACCTTGGAACGGGTTTATGGACAGCGAGAACAATTACGAGTCAGCGGAGAAGGGATCAAGGGAGGGAGAAAGAATAGAGAGGTTGAGAAAGGAAGTGAGTGAGCTTAAAGAAGTGATAGACGGGAAAGAGTATCTGCTTAGGAGCTATAAAGAGCAGAAGATTGAGCTTCAACAGAAGGTGAAAGAGTTGCAGCAGAGATTGGAGTCGCAGCTCCCAAACATATTGTAG